The following is a genomic window from Rhododendron vialii isolate Sample 1 chromosome 9a, ASM3025357v1.
AGGcaatgtgaatatatatatatatatatatatatatatatatcggaatggttcaagggacaccctaaaaaaacttaatatatatacacatacaccaACTAAAATACTATTTAGCATAAACAACTTAATTCACTATTATCATTGGCCTATAGTGACTCCATTTAGTTTAGCGAAAACACACCCTCACATCATCTGAAGTGGAACATGCAACTTGTgtctctgtatatatatatatatatatacatacacacacacccccTGATGGTCAAGATGCAGTGGGGATGTATGCAGATTGTGGGGGGGCGCTAATAAGTACGTTGGAAAGTTTGGTGGTGGAGGAGCATGCGTGGAAGGTTGGCAGACATGCATTGCAGATTGGTTGCGGGGGTAGACGGGCAAATCTTCATACAAGTTACAACCACCACTGATCgatcgatatatatatatatatatataacactcCAGTACTAGTTTGTAATTCCAATTAGTCAAAGCATTTgagtccatatatatatatgtgaccccaaaaaaatactccctatATATATTACATGCTGCCTGCATGCCTGTCTCGGTTTATTTGCGAATCCTTTGTGCTTGTCAATTAATGTGATGTCTACAAACCAAGTTTAATTTCGTTAGTCGTTTTAAAGTTTCTTAAGAAATATTTGAGAAAGAATTAATTTGTTCGGGttcaaaaatcaacttaattgcAACTTTAAAGAAAACGAGTTGTTTCAGGCTTTCAGCTAAAGTCGTCTGCCAATCCAATTGTTTGTCATTCTCTATTTTTGGTTGTTAGATTATCTCTTCTTCAAAGGCCCTATTTGTCTACCAGTCCAATACAATTATTAGACTTATTTTGACGTACGTGTTCAGCCTTAACCTCAACATATTGTGAGTCGCTATTTCATAGAAGGGTTCAACCCATGCTTGCTCTGAGCTAGCCTCTGacccaactaattaattactctctctctctctctctctctctctctctctctctctctctctctcagaaggGTTCAACCCATGCTTGCTCTGAGCTAGCCTCTGacccaactaattaattactctctctctctctctctctctctctctctctctctctcttcaaaccCAGACTAACCGATGCGTGAACTTCGACATAATGTTTACAACCCATTTAATAGGGtgcttttttctctcttccttccCTCTGTTGAAAAGAAACTCCTGGAATGCCCTCACAATTCATATTTAAGAAATAATAGTACTCCGTACTAGTTAGCATCTATCTGCTTAGTTTAGTTGGAGTTTTTGAACTACAGCGGCTCTACATTGTTGAATCAATAGTCACATgaacaccctttttttttcctttgctataatacatgtaaaattttcaaattagcCCACCTTTGAACACCCAGCACACATGAAAATGCGGGATTAGCCCACCTTTAAACACCCTGTTCACATGAAAATGATACCTAGTCCACGTGTAAATGAACACCCACCCACAAACCATTATTTACTCCATTACTTTTTACATCCCATTACTTTACTACTaggaataacaaaataaaaaaatcaaaataaaggggtggtaaaaagaaaaatggggaATTGCTAGATCTATGTGGAGATGAGTGAATGAATGATTGCTTGGTTACATTGAGAGTGATGCATGTATTTGATATCATAGATGATGAAGCTATTATGCAACGATTTCTAAACATGAAAAATCGTCGAGCACAATTGTAATAGCTCATATACTTTGctatttttttgttgcattGTGGATATTAATTTATAATCTTTTGCTTATATATAGTTGTGATTTTTTGAGGTAGTATAGTGCAATTTGTGAACATCCTTCGAAGATTCCCTGGAGCCGCCACTTACTACAAATACATGCTTATAAACTGAACCGGGCTTAGAAACTTGATCGCgacatatatatagagagagagtattGATTTTCGAACTAAAAAAATCTCACGTAACATCAAGCATCTACGATTAATAAGGAAGTTCTCGTTCGGTTTGGATGAGGCAATGCAACACGCCATCATACTGGTAGCTAGAAATGCGACCCAAATAGGAATAAGTTTCGAATTATATTGCAACTTATGTATACTCTTACTAGTATCttttatgagaaaaaaaaaatttaacatttgAAGGACTTCCTCGTTGAGTCTGCGTTCCAACAATTCAACAAAAGCGCGTGCGCAGTGTGAACCTCATTACATTGCTTATATGAGTGCCCCTCTTTTTATGTTTTACTATATATATTGAGAACTCATCATCATGTTAATTCTTGACCAACGTACAGTTTACTACCCACGCTTAATTCAATTAGAGCACAAATACAAGTTTTCCAAACCCAAAAGTTCCTTCATTCATATAGATAACCCTATCGCTAACAAAACCAGACATCCCGTCATTGTCAAATCCAAAGTTGAAAATCCTCCAAGAAGCAGCCGCTTGCAAGATCCTGATTTTTGTGTACTACTGCCGCCGTCATCAAGATCAGATGGCGGCAGGGCCTCCAAAGGTTTCAAATTAACTCCACCCAGTGGTGGTGCAGGAAGAGGTGATGGCAACAACGGGGCAGGACTCGAACTACTAGAGCACGTTGGCAAAGGAAGTGTGCTAGTGTTGTGGTTTTCTGGTGTCATTGTGGCTTCTACTACCCCATCTATGCCATGACATCTTATGGAAGATCCAGCAGTGCATACATTGGGCCTAACGATCCGGACGTTGTTTAGATAGAAATTCCCCCAACCATTGTTGGAAACCTTGAGCATCAACTCGGGCTTTCCTGTTGGAATAAGGGAACTCGTCGGGAAATGACGAAGCTGGTCGAAAAGAAGAGGCGATGGGATGGAATGGAGGAGCAAGAAATCGGAAACAGCATTCTCCGGCATTAGGGTTTTGGCTAGTGCCCAGTCGTTGGGCATCAAGAAGGTGACGTTCCCTTGGATTAGGTTTGCAGGGGCCATGTTGATTAGCATGACAAAGGTGAAGTAGTTGGCATTCTGCATCTCTTCAGTGGCCAAAAAAAGGTCTTGGTTTCTAGACGGAATAGTGTTTGTAGGGGCCGATGATGAGACGAGTGCCGTGAGAAGAGCTAACAAGGATATGGAAGTGGTCGCCATCCGGATGTGGGAGGTCTTGCAAAGGGATAACATTATCGGTAGCATGTTGTCTCTGTACTTGATCTTCTTAAGAGTGATTGTTAAGAGGTTTAGGGGTCGTGAATTGCGGGGTTAGCTTTAAAATGCATTCCTGCTGATTCAACAAACTTTGGTCATGTTTCTTGCATGAGTACCAGtttaaaaaaacagaaaaaagggtGAACCTCAAAATGCCACATGAATTTGGGCAA
Proteins encoded in this region:
- the LOC131300963 gene encoding FAS1 domain-containing protein SELMODRAFT_448915-like produces the protein MLPIMLSLCKTSHIRMATTSISLLALLTALVSSSAPTNTIPSRNQDLFLATEEMQNANYFTFVMLINMAPANLIQGNVTFLMPNDWALAKTLMPENAVSDFLLLHSIPSPLLFDQLRHFPTSSLIPTGKPELMLKVSNNGWGNFYLNNVRIVRPNVCTAGSSIRCHGIDGVVEATMTPENHNTSTLPLPTCSSSSSPAPLLPSPLPAPPLGGVNLKPLEALPPSDLDDGGSSTQKSGSCKRLLLGGFSTLDLTMTGCLVLLAIGLSI